From Pagrus major chromosome 6, Pma_NU_1.0, one genomic window encodes:
- the LOC140998797 gene encoding transcription factor HES-5-like, with protein sequence MAPGSTRDCPVSLLSTRDRHKLRKPVVEKMRRDRINSCIEELKVLLEKEFHKRDPNAKLEKADVLETTVVFLKQRLQPQSAHSHGYSHCWKETLHFLSASSLKEVTLPDLCCRDAGPTPAPSSRSHVQAAAKQLAAPDGAVWRPW encoded by the exons ATGGCTCCCGGCAGCACCAGAGACTGTCCTGTCTCACTGCTGTCCaccagagacagacacaaa CTGAGGAAACCGGTTGTGGAGAAGATGCGCAGAGATCGCATCAACAGCTGCATCGAGGAGCTCAAGGTCCTGCTGGAGAAGGAGTTCCACAAACGGGATCCCAACGCCAAGCTGGAGAAGGCCGACGTCCTGGAGACGACGGTGGTGTTCCTGAAGCAGCGGCTGCAGCCTCAGAGCGCCCACAGCCACGGCTACTCCCACTGCTGGAAGGAGACGCTGCACTTCCTGTCCGCCAGCTCGCTGAAGGAAGTGACACTGCCCGACCTCTGCTGCCGGGACGCCGGCCCGACGCCGGCACCGTCCTCCCGCAGCCATGTCCAGGCCGCAGCAAAGCAGCTGGCCGCCCCCGACGGAGCCGTGTGGAGGCCGTGGTAG